From Toxorhynchites rutilus septentrionalis strain SRP chromosome 2, ASM2978413v1, whole genome shotgun sequence, a single genomic window includes:
- the LOC129766279 gene encoding uncharacterized protein LOC129766279: MAEDSKTDEDGEGLEEDDQALNNKVNQWMRGVPTSEPDQIPQRGAQQRQDLPLQITVQQNQLPSQPVVRQEQLQPHPQQNHLLLQPVVQSNQLPCQIIPELRQMRIDVSTQLPSRIENHGGHSSGFNPAQRSTPRQMAVEDDGLNLSRSQVAARQAVSRELPLFSGTPEEWPLFYSSFITTTNMCGYTPEENLSRGNLEVIVHNLIALIKTTPPPKSERLDTLIEFSVAVQNLCATIEACQLDEYSYNVVLLRELVDKLPSSFKVDWAKYRRTLSCVNLTTFSVWLCDLAETVCPIDALPRFDSKAAVGKKDQAYLNAHTEEEDTERSETNQSVKSSSSNPRSQTCLVCKCCCPSVDKCARFAELSYNSRWATVKELGLCRKCLKKHKASCKSHQVCGKNGCQFKHHQLLHNNHRDNSTNANASRQEPSPIATVQSTADRECNTHLKSTNKTLFRVVPVFLYGPERTVKTYAFLDDGSSLTLMDSDLATELRLSGKAVPLCLRWTSNKSRFENDSLQLDIEISGIEKNHKKYRSVNVNELAYQYPYLRGIPVESYHDVQLRILIGIDNANLTLPLKGREGKLCQPIATKTRLGWIIHGGTESSEELVGYLSAKVFLRWDERCDTPECVSTEDQRAENILKTITQDESGHYVTRLLWKYDDFRLPNSKPMALQRLRCLESRLKKDPEVAVVVRKQIGEYLEKGYIRKLSKKELSEKKKRVWYLPIFPVLNPNKPGKVRIVWDAAAKTNGVSLNSMLLIGPDQMTSLVSVLIQFRENKVAICGDLREMFHQVRISMDDQDCQRFLWRYNSTDLEPSTYVMQVMTFGACCSPSCAQYIKNMNAEKHAGQYPAAAKAIIKNHYVDDMLASTETEDEAIQLARDVRHVHAQAGFEMRNWISNSPAVLTALHNESIDDKSLNLGSELATEKILGMWWCTAMDILTFKLSPKHDNVLLSGKRRPTKREVLRTLMAIFDPLGFLSHLLIFLKVLLQEIWRSGISWDQEIPENINEKWERWLKVLPSVRDVRIPRCYRLLTSIGLKTDVQIHTFVDASEDGYAAVVYLRFQRGSVVECAIVVAKSRVAPLKFVSIPRLELQAAVVGARLANTVTSSLSFKVNKKFFWTDSRDVLCWIRSDHRRYSQFVAFRVSDILETSEIPDWKWVGTKDNVADEATKWQRLPDLRSESRWFKGPEFLWQKDDNWPVEPFTTGSTKQEIRAHLLHHDTVVESLINVEHFSNWKRLVRTIAFVFRFLRNSRSKRSMIQRECGSLSSTELQQASNFLFKDAQKNHFLRKSAFFRVATAQ; the protein is encoded by the exons ATGGCCGAAGACTCGAAGACGGACGAGGACGGCGAAGGACTCGAAGAAGATGATCAAGCACTGAACAACAAAGTGAATCAGTGGATGCGAGGAGTTCCAACATCTGAACCAGACCAAATTCCACAGAGAGGAGCTCAGCAACGTCAGGACTTACCACTTCAAATCACCGTTCAACAGAATCAGTTGCCGTCTCAACCCGTGGTGCGGCAGGAACAGCTACAACCGCACCCCCAGCAAAATCACTTGTTACTGCAACCCGTTGTGCAATCGAATCAGCTGCCGTGTCAAATAATTCCCGAATTAAGACAGATGAGGATAGATGTCAGTACCCAGCTTCCATCGCGGATCGAGAACCATGGAGGTCATAGCAGTGGATTTAATCCAGCACAACGATCTACCCCGAGACAAATGGCCGTGGAAGATGATGGACTCAACTTATCGCGTAGCCAAGTGGCCGCTCGCCAAGCAGTATCACGGGAACTTCCGTTGTTCAGTGGTACTCCCGAGGAGTGgccattattttattcaagctTCATTACCACGACGAATATGTGTGGCTATACACCAGAAGAGAATCTG TCACGTGGCAATCTCGAAGTCATCGTGCATAATTTGATTGCGCTGATCAAGACCACTCCTCCTCCGAAGTCAGAAAGACTGGACACGCTTATTGAGTTTTCTGTGGCTGTCCAGAACCTGTGTGCAACGATCGAAGCCTGCCAGTTGGACGAATACTCCTACAACGTTGTGCTTCTACGTGAACTCGTTGACAAGCTACCTTCATCATTCAAAGTTGACTGGGCGAAATATCGACGAACTCTTTCGTGTGTAAATCTCACCACCTTCTCGGTATGGTTGTGCGATCTTGCTGAGACGGTTTGCCCGATTGATGCGCTACCGAGATTTGATTCGAAAGCAGCCGTTGGCAAAAAGGATCAAGCGTATTTAAACGCACACACGGAAGAGGAGGACACCGAGCGGAGCGAGACTAATCAATCCGTCAAGTCATCATCGTCTAATCCACGATCGCAAACCTGCCTTGTGTGTAAATGCTGTTGCCCCAGCGTCGATAAGTGTGCACGGTTCGCCGAACTTAGCTATAACTCCCGATGGGCAACAGTAAAGGAGCTTGGATTGTGCAGAAAATGCCTGAAGAAGCACAAAGCGTCGTGCAAATCTCATCAAGTTTGTGGAAAGAATGGATGTCAGTTCAAGCATCATCAGCTTCTCCACAACAACCATCGAGATAACTCTACGAATGCAAATGCTTCACGTCAGGAACCTTCACCGATAGCTACTGTGCAGAGTACCGCAGATAGAGAGTGCAACACACATCTGAAGTCCACGAATAAGACGCTATTCCGTGTCGTTCCCGTTTTTCTATACGGTCCTGAAAGAACTGTGAAAACCTATGCATTCTTAGACGATGGATCGTCTCTTACGTTGATGGATTCCGATCTcgcgacagagctaagactcaGTGGAAAGGCGGTACCTCTTTGTCTTCGTTGGACGAGCAACAAAAGCCGATTTGAGAACGATTCACTACAGCTGGACATTGAAATTTCTGGTATAGAGAAGAACCATAAAAAATACCGGTCCGTAAACGTAAATGAGCTAGCGTACCAGTATCCCTATCTGCGTGGTATTCCGGTTGAATCATACCATGATGTACAGCTACGCATTCTAATTGGAATCGACAATGCTAACCTGACACTTCCGCTGAAAGGAAGGGAAGGAAAATTGTGCCAACCAATCGCCACAAAAACGCGACTGGGGTGGATTATACACGGTGGTACGGAGTCAAGCGAAGAGCTCGTAGGGTATCTGTCTGCAAAGGTGTTCCTGCGATGGGACGAACGATGCGACACTCCAGAATGCg TATCAACCGAAGATCAACGGGCTGAAAACATCCTCAAAACAATAACACAGGACGAAAGTGGACACTACGTAACCAGATTGCTCTGGAAGTATGATGACTTCCGCCTTCCAAACAGCAAACCAATGGCACTGCAACGGCTGCGTTGCTTAGAATCCAGACTAAAGAAGGATCCTGAGGTAGCAGTAGTGGTCCGTAAGCAAATTGGTGAATATCTGGAGAAGGGATACATCCGCAAACTATCGAAGAAGGAGTTATCGGAGAAGAAGAAACGAGTATGGTACCTTCCGATCTTTCCTGTCCTCAACCCGAACAAACCGGGAAAAGTGCGCATCGTTTGGGACGCTGCAGCAAAAACCAACGGTGTATCCCTGAATTCGATGCTGCTAATTGGGCCGGATCAGATGACGTCCCTCGTATCCGTACTAATACAGTTTCGGGAGAACAAAGTGGCTATCTGCGGTGATCTGAGGGAGATGTTTCATCAAGTGAGAATTTCGATGGATGATCAAGACTGCCAGCGATTTCTATGGCGGTATAACTCGACGGACCTGGAACCGAGTACCTACGTCATGCAAGTGATGACGTTTGGTGCCTGTTGTTCACCAAGCTGTGCCCAGTacataaaaaatatgaacgcGGAGAAACATGCAGGACAGTATCCCGCCGCAGCTAAAGCAATCATAAAGAATCACTATGTGGACGATATGTTAGCTAGTACGGAGACGGAAGACGAAGCGATTCAGCTGGCTCGAGATGTTCGGCACGTCCACGCGCAAGCCGGGTTCGAGATGCGTAATTGGATATCGAACTCTCCTGCTGTTCTTACTGCTTTGCATAACGAATCAATCGATGATAAAAGTCTGAATCTTGGGTCGGAACTAGCCACTGAGAAGATCCTTGGTATGTGGTGGTGCACTGCAATGGACATACTCACATTCAAGCTATCGCCGAAGCACGATAATGTCTTATTGTCAGGAAAACGACGACCAACTAAGAGAGAGGTGCTACGAACATTGATGGCCATCTTCGACCCTCTGGGATTTCTTTCACATTTGTTAATCTTCCTCAAAGTCCTGCTTCAGGAGATTTGGCGCTCGGGAATCAGTTGGGATCAGGAAATCCCAGAAAACATCAATGAGAAATGGGAGAGGTGGCTGAAGGTGCTTCCATCGGTACGTGATGTCCGCATACCAAGATGCTACCGGTTACTCACGTCGATAGGTTTAAAAACGGATGTGCAGATACATACGTTCGTCGATGCCAGCGAGGACGGCTATGCAGCTGTAGTATATCTACGTTTTCAGCGAGGTAGCGTTGTGGAGTGTGCAATTGTAGTGGCAAAGTCCCGGGTCGCCCCATTGAAGTTCGTATCGATCCCTCGGCTCGAATTGCAAGCCGCAGTCGTCGGAGCACGATTAGCAAACACCGTGACTAGCAGTCTATCCTTCAAAGTAAACAAGAAGTTCTTCTGGACCGACTCTCGCGACGTACTGTGCTGGATACGATCGGACCATCGGCGCTACTCACAGTTCGTGGCCTTTCGGGTCAGTGACATCTTGGAGACCAGCGAGATCCCAGACTGGAAATGGGTCGGCACCAAGGATAATGTCGCGGATGAAGCTACCAAGTGGCAACGTTTGCCAGATCTGAGAAGCGAAAGTCGGTGGTTCAAGGGACCGGAGTTTCTATGGCAGAAGGACGACAATTGGCCGGTCGAGCCTTTCACAACAGGTTCAACCAAGCAGGAGATACGTGCTCACTTACTTCACCATGATACTGTTGTGGAATCGTTGATCAACGTGGAACATTTCAGTAATTGGAAACGACTGGTCCGCACGATAGCATTCGTATTTCGGTTCTTAAGGAACAGTCGAAGCAAGCGCTCGATGATCCAGCGTGAATGCGGTTCGTTGTCCAGCACAGAATTGCAGCAAGCTTCGAACTTTCTCTTCAAAGATGCACAGAAAAATCATTTCCTGAGGAAGTCAGCATTCTTTCGAGTAGCAACGGCACAATAA